One segment of Thermococcus profundus DNA contains the following:
- a CDS encoding ATP synthase subunit A: protein MGKIIRVTGPLVVADEMKGSKMYEVVRVGEMGLIGEIIRLEGDRAVIQVYEETAGIKPGEPVEGTGASLSVELGPGLLTAMYDGIQRPLNVLRDLSGDFIARGLTAPALPRDKKWHFTPKVKVGDKVVGGDILGVVPETSIIEHRILVPPWVEGEIVEIAEEGDYTIEEVIAKVKKPDGSIEELKMYHRWPVRVKRPYKNKLPPEVPLITGQRTIDTFFSQAKGGTAAIPGPFGSGKTVTQHQLAKWSDAQVVVYIGCGERGNEMTDVLEEFPKLKDPKTGKPLMERTVLIANTSNMPVAAREASIYTGITIAEYFRDQGYDVALMADSTSRWAEALREISGRLEEMPGEEGYPAYLASKIAEFYERAGRVITLGSDERIGSVSVIGAVSPPGGDFSEPVVQNTLRVVKVFWALDADLARRRHFPAINWLRSYSLYVDAIQGWWHKNVDPEWRKMRDQAMALLQKEAELQEIVRIVGPDALPDREKAILIVTRMIREDYLQQDAFDEVDTYCPPKKQVTMMRVILNFYEKTMEAVDRGIPVDEIAKLPVREKIGRMKYEPDVEKVRALIDETNEQFEELFKKYGA, encoded by the coding sequence AGGGGGACAGGGCAGTCATCCAGGTTTACGAGGAAACCGCTGGTATAAAGCCAGGTGAACCGGTTGAGGGAACCGGTGCCTCGCTCAGCGTCGAGCTCGGTCCGGGACTGCTTACCGCCATGTACGACGGTATTCAGAGGCCGCTCAACGTTCTTAGGGATTTGAGCGGTGACTTCATAGCCAGGGGTCTTACCGCCCCGGCACTCCCGAGGGATAAGAAGTGGCACTTCACGCCGAAGGTCAAGGTCGGAGACAAGGTTGTAGGTGGAGACATCCTCGGCGTAGTTCCCGAGACCAGCATCATCGAGCACAGAATCCTCGTCCCGCCTTGGGTTGAAGGTGAGATAGTTGAAATAGCGGAAGAAGGTGACTACACCATTGAAGAGGTTATCGCCAAGGTCAAGAAGCCAGACGGGAGCATAGAGGAGCTCAAGATGTACCACCGCTGGCCGGTCCGTGTCAAGAGGCCTTACAAGAACAAGCTCCCGCCTGAGGTTCCGCTCATCACAGGCCAGAGGACAATCGACACCTTCTTCAGCCAGGCCAAGGGTGGAACCGCGGCCATTCCAGGTCCGTTCGGTTCCGGTAAGACCGTCACCCAGCACCAGCTCGCCAAGTGGAGCGACGCACAGGTCGTCGTTTACATCGGTTGCGGTGAGCGCGGTAACGAGATGACCGACGTCCTTGAGGAGTTCCCGAAGCTTAAGGACCCGAAGACCGGAAAGCCGCTCATGGAGAGAACGGTTCTCATAGCGAACACATCGAACATGCCGGTAGCTGCTCGTGAGGCGTCCATCTACACCGGAATCACCATAGCGGAGTACTTCCGCGATCAGGGCTACGATGTGGCCCTTATGGCAGACTCCACCTCGAGATGGGCAGAAGCTTTACGTGAGATATCCGGCCGTCTTGAGGAGATGCCCGGTGAGGAAGGCTACCCGGCATACCTTGCCTCAAAGATAGCGGAGTTCTATGAGAGGGCGGGTCGTGTAATCACCCTCGGAAGCGACGAGAGGATCGGCAGTGTCTCGGTCATAGGTGCCGTTTCACCGCCCGGTGGTGACTTCAGCGAGCCGGTCGTTCAGAACACCCTCCGTGTCGTCAAGGTCTTCTGGGCTCTCGATGCTGACTTGGCAAGGAGAAGGCACTTCCCGGCAATCAACTGGCTGAGAAGCTACTCCCTTTACGTTGACGCCATCCAGGGCTGGTGGCACAAGAACGTTGACCCAGAGTGGAGGAAGATGCGCGACCAAGCCATGGCCCTCCTCCAGAAGGAAGCGGAACTCCAGGAGATAGTCCGTATCGTCGGTCCGGATGCTCTGCCCGACAGGGAGAAGGCGATACTCATTGTTACCAGGATGATACGTGAGGACTACCTGCAGCAGGATGCATTCGACGAGGTTGATACCTACTGCCCGCCGAAGAAGCAGGTCACTATGATGCGCGTTATCCTCAACTTCTACGAGAAGACCATGGAGGCCGTCGACAGGGGGATACCTGTTGACGAGATAGCGAAGCTCCCTGTCAGGGAGAAGATAGGCCGTATGAAGTACGAACCCGACGTCGAGAAGGTTAGGGCGCTCATAGACGAGACAAACGAGCAGTTTGAGGAGCTCTTTAAGAAGTACGGAGCGTGA
- a CDS encoding V-type ATP synthase subunit D translates to MAELLNVKPTRMELLNLKRRITLAKKGHKLLKDKQDALVMEFFTIYDEALQLREELNKKMEAAFETLTKAQLEVGTIPLREAALSVKPNREVEIRQRNVMGVPVPLIEAESFKRSAGERGYAFVSTSPLVDISAEKFEEVLDLVVRLAEVEETLKRLAKEIEVTKRRVNALEYIIIPRMEATVKFIKQRLDEMERENFFRLKRVKALIEARSGG, encoded by the coding sequence ATGGCAGAGCTGCTCAACGTGAAGCCCACCAGGATGGAGCTCCTGAACCTCAAGAGGCGCATCACTCTGGCCAAGAAAGGACACAAGCTCCTCAAGGACAAGCAAGATGCGTTAGTCATGGAGTTCTTCACCATCTACGATGAGGCCCTCCAGCTCAGGGAGGAGCTCAACAAGAAGATGGAAGCTGCATTCGAGACCCTGACCAAGGCCCAGCTTGAGGTGGGAACCATCCCTCTCAGGGAGGCTGCCCTCTCCGTTAAGCCCAACAGAGAAGTAGAGATCCGCCAGAGGAACGTGATGGGCGTTCCCGTTCCCCTCATTGAGGCAGAGAGTTTCAAGAGGAGTGCGGGGGAGAGGGGCTACGCCTTCGTCTCCACTAGCCCCCTCGTGGATATCAGCGCCGAGAAGTTCGAGGAAGTTCTCGACCTTGTGGTTAGGTTGGCTGAAGTTGAGGAAACCCTCAAGAGGCTTGCCAAAGAGATAGAGGTTACGAAGAGGCGCGTCAATGCGCTGGAGTACATCATCATCCCGCGCATGGAGGCGACGGTCAAGTTCATAAAGCAGCGCCTCGACGAGATGGAGCGCGAGAACTTCTTCAGGCTGAAGAGAGTCAAGGCCCTCATCGAGGCCCGGAGCGGGGGCTGA
- a CDS encoding oxygen-binding di-iron domain-containing protein, whose translation MGEYFIEPGLDPRKDHVLYRDEEHMVVYLGTQEGGEDVDVNSYLIVSRGKGILIDPGGYKIFSKVLANASKYVDPRDIEYVYICHQDPDVAGSLPLWREISNAKIITHWLWTRFLPHFGFEDSGSVTHELPDEGETMNFGATTLEFIPAHFLHSPGHFTIYDRRSRFLFSGDIGIALLDEPYLVVESMEKHIQAMKPVHERLMASSRAIKAWLDRVRGLDIEAILPQHGAIIPKKHVPRFFDFLENLKCGVDFLR comes from the coding sequence ATGGGGGAGTATTTCATAGAGCCGGGCCTTGATCCTCGGAAGGACCACGTCCTCTACCGCGATGAGGAGCATATGGTTGTTTACCTCGGCACTCAGGAGGGCGGTGAGGACGTTGATGTGAACTCCTACCTCATCGTTAGCAGGGGCAAGGGAATACTCATAGATCCTGGGGGGTACAAGATATTTTCAAAGGTTCTGGCAAACGCATCAAAGTACGTTGATCCCAGGGACATAGAGTACGTCTACATATGCCACCAGGATCCGGACGTCGCGGGCAGTCTGCCTCTCTGGAGGGAAATCAGCAACGCCAAGATAATTACCCACTGGCTCTGGACGAGGTTTCTGCCTCACTTCGGCTTTGAGGATTCTGGGAGCGTAACCCACGAGCTCCCGGATGAGGGGGAGACCATGAACTTCGGTGCGACGACCCTTGAGTTCATTCCCGCTCACTTCCTTCACAGCCCGGGGCACTTCACCATCTACGACAGGAGGAGCAGGTTCCTCTTCAGTGGGGACATAGGAATAGCCCTTCTGGATGAGCCGTATCTCGTCGTTGAAAGCATGGAAAAGCACATCCAGGCTATGAAGCCGGTTCACGAGAGGCTTATGGCCAGCAGCAGGGCCATTAAGGCATGGCTCGACAGGGTGCGGGGTCTTGACATCGAGGCTATCCTGCCCCAGCACGGCGCAATAATTCCGAAGAAACATGTACCGAGGTTCTTTGACTTCCTTGAGAATCTGAAGTGCGGGGTTGACTTCCTCCGCTGA
- a CDS encoding 7-cyano-7-deazaguanine synthase, giving the protein MLKCSLCIHDERTAKIDIIDGRPICRECQVYLKHPFNREKIREELDELMKTVEEAVLAYSGGKDSVVALYLAKEVYKIPELEAVMIDHGLMAEEAIENAERIARYLDVPFKILRYDYSDIFREALLKAQSPCRACSRRTMEKLRKYALRNGYRYIITGHELPFGHHPYRQMSGGITQIRLLSLMSEKERLEILGKLPFEFPQLPGYTTNCLVLGPALERYWEKHGHSFEHRRIAALVRYGLMSRERAEEELKRPHVPDEQKELVFKRLGLSL; this is encoded by the coding sequence ATGCTCAAGTGCTCACTCTGCATCCACGATGAAAGGACGGCGAAGATAGACATAATCGACGGAAGGCCGATATGCCGTGAGTGCCAGGTCTATCTGAAACACCCCTTCAATCGGGAGAAGATACGGGAAGAACTCGATGAACTCATGAAAACCGTTGAGGAGGCAGTTCTGGCATACTCCGGGGGAAAGGACAGTGTGGTAGCACTATATCTCGCCAAAGAGGTTTACAAGATCCCCGAGCTGGAGGCTGTCATGATAGACCACGGACTCATGGCAGAGGAAGCCATAGAGAACGCCGAGAGAATAGCCCGGTACCTGGACGTGCCCTTCAAAATCCTCCGCTACGACTACTCAGACATCTTCCGCGAGGCCCTCCTTAAGGCCCAAAGCCCGTGCAGGGCCTGCTCTCGAAGGACCATGGAAAAGCTGAGAAAATACGCGCTGAGAAACGGCTACAGATACATAATCACAGGCCACGAACTCCCCTTCGGGCACCATCCTTACAGGCAGATGAGCGGGGGGATAACCCAGATAAGGCTGCTCTCGCTAATGTCAGAGAAAGAAAGGCTTGAAATTCTGGGAAAGCTTCCATTCGAGTTCCCACAGCTTCCCGGCTACACGACGAACTGCCTCGTTCTCGGCCCCGCGCTTGAGAGGTACTGGGAAAAGCACGGGCACTCCTTCGAGCACAGGAGAATAGCGGCGCTGGTACGCTACGGACTAATGAGCAGGGAGAGGGCGGAGGAAGAGCTGAAAAGGCCCCACGTTCCCGATGAACAGAAGGAACTCGTTTTCAAAAGACTGGGATTGTCTTTATAA
- a CDS encoding ATP synthase subunit B translates to MPGMEYSTVSKIYGPLMIVQGVKGVAYGEVVEIETESGEKRKGQVLEAREDMAIVQVFEGTRDLDVKTTRVRFTGETLKVPVSMDMLGRIFNGIGKPIDGGPEIIPEDRRDVHGAPLNPVARAYPRDFIQTGVSAIDGMNTLIRGQKLPIFSGSGLPHNMLAAQIARQAKVLGEEEQFAVVFAAMGITYEEANFFKKSFEETGAIERAVLFLNLADDPAIERIITPRMALTVAEYLAFDYDMQVLVILTDMTNYAEALREISAAREEVPGRRGYPGYMYTDLATIYERAGRVRGRKGSITQVPILTMPDDDITHPIPDLTGYITEGQIVLSRELHRKGIYPPIDVLPSLSRLMKDGIGKGMTREDHPQLSQQLYAAYAEGRSLRDLVAVVGEEALSETDRKYLKFADRFEREFVAQRYDEDRSIFETLDLGWELLAELPESELKRVRKEYILKYHPKYRKRGE, encoded by the coding sequence ATGCCGGGAATGGAGTACTCAACCGTTAGCAAGATTTACGGTCCGCTCATGATCGTCCAGGGCGTTAAAGGAGTAGCGTACGGTGAGGTCGTCGAGATAGAGACTGAGAGCGGCGAGAAGAGGAAGGGCCAGGTCCTTGAGGCCAGGGAGGACATGGCCATCGTGCAGGTCTTCGAGGGAACCCGCGATCTGGACGTCAAGACAACGCGCGTCCGCTTCACCGGCGAGACCCTCAAGGTTCCGGTCAGCATGGACATGCTTGGAAGGATATTCAACGGTATCGGAAAGCCGATAGACGGCGGCCCGGAGATCATCCCAGAGGACAGAAGGGATGTCCACGGTGCTCCCCTCAACCCCGTTGCCCGTGCCTACCCGAGGGACTTCATCCAGACAGGTGTAAGCGCGATAGACGGGATGAACACCCTCATCCGCGGTCAGAAGCTCCCGATATTCAGCGGTTCAGGTCTTCCGCACAACATGCTCGCGGCCCAGATAGCCAGGCAGGCTAAGGTCCTCGGTGAGGAGGAGCAGTTCGCGGTGGTCTTCGCGGCAATGGGTATCACCTACGAAGAAGCCAACTTCTTCAAGAAGAGCTTCGAGGAGACTGGTGCAATAGAGAGGGCAGTGCTGTTCCTCAACTTAGCGGACGACCCGGCCATCGAGCGTATCATCACCCCGCGTATGGCCCTCACCGTCGCCGAGTACCTCGCCTTCGACTACGACATGCAGGTGCTCGTTATCCTCACGGATATGACCAACTACGCCGAGGCTTTACGTGAGATTTCAGCGGCTAGAGAAGAGGTCCCCGGAAGGCGCGGTTATCCTGGTTACATGTACACTGACCTCGCTACTATCTACGAGCGCGCCGGCCGTGTTAGAGGCAGGAAGGGTTCGATAACCCAGGTGCCCATCCTGACGATGCCCGATGACGACATCACCCACCCGATTCCCGATCTGACCGGCTACATCACCGAGGGACAGATAGTCCTCAGCAGGGAGCTGCACAGGAAGGGTATCTACCCGCCAATAGACGTTCTCCCGTCCCTCAGCCGTCTGATGAAGGACGGCATCGGTAAGGGAATGACCAGAGAAGACCACCCGCAGCTCAGCCAGCAGCTCTATGCAGCGTACGCCGAAGGAAGGTCGCTCAGAGACCTTGTCGCCGTTGTCGGTGAGGAAGCCCTGAGCGAGACGGACAGGAAGTACCTCAAGTTCGCGGACAGGTTTGAGAGGGAGTTCGTCGCCCAGAGATACGACGAGGACAGGAGCATCTTCGAGACCCTCGACCTCGGCTGGGAGCTGTTAGCGGAGCTTCCAGAGAGCGAGCTCAAGCGTGTCAGGAAGGAGTACATCCTCAAGTACCACCCGAAGTACAGGAAGAGGGGCGAGTGA
- a CDS encoding methyl-accepting chemotaxis protein — protein MDIRGLEKASSALSQSVRIKTSSKESSRIIDELAEQISGQFLENNDVIIENIEKLSQVMHELERFQREFLPFFQRFEVFARDFNTLVENLEYVSRISDSIATVAKQTNLVALNASIEAARAGDAGRGFAVVAEEIRKMAVQTMNLAKEIKEFNNKVMSQLNTLRGALDVMDRIKEGTEILGKDIGVIVELSNVLSEISKEQEEIVNDIKRLKGIAVALRKFSEMQDKYNKELASLLRVLASEYAKENRGD, from the coding sequence ATGGACATCAGGGGCCTTGAAAAAGCCTCCAGTGCTCTCTCCCAGTCCGTCAGGATCAAGACGTCAAGTAAGGAGTCGAGCCGGATAATAGATGAGCTGGCCGAGCAGATAAGCGGGCAGTTCCTTGAGAACAACGATGTCATAATAGAGAACATTGAAAAACTGTCCCAAGTCATGCACGAGCTTGAGAGATTTCAGAGGGAGTTTCTCCCATTCTTTCAGAGATTTGAGGTTTTTGCCAGGGACTTCAACACACTGGTTGAGAACCTCGAGTACGTTTCGAGGATAAGCGACTCGATAGCGACTGTTGCCAAACAGACGAACTTGGTTGCTTTGAACGCTTCCATTGAGGCCGCCAGGGCTGGAGACGCCGGTAGGGGCTTTGCCGTTGTCGCAGAGGAGATACGGAAAATGGCGGTCCAAACGATGAACCTCGCGAAGGAGATCAAGGAGTTCAACAACAAGGTCATGAGCCAGCTCAACACCCTTCGGGGGGCCCTCGACGTTATGGACAGGATAAAGGAGGGCACTGAGATACTTGGGAAGGACATAGGGGTCATAGTTGAGCTCAGCAACGTTCTGAGCGAGATCTCAAAGGAGCAGGAGGAGATCGTCAACGACATAAAGAGACTCAAGGGAATTGCGGTTGCACTCAGGAAGTTCTCTGAAATGCAGGATAAGTACAACAAGGAGCTGGCGTCCCTCCTGAGGGTGTTGGCGAGTGAGTATGCAAAGGAGAACAGGGGCGATTGA
- a CDS encoding alanyl-tRNA editing protein, whose product MSGKLFYEDPYLRETTTRVLEVKDLGSGMVSLKLEETIFYPEGGGQPSDRGTIEGDGFRITVERVEETDGIWHSGRLEGRLPKEGDRVRLTLDWEWRYENMKNHTGQHILSAVLKKLYDLETTGFQIFDGYNKIEVNGKVDWEMITRAEIEANRVVSEGIPITVEEYKYLPDDVVSILRKHVSKVKDRVRIVKIGDVDVTPCGGTHVRNTSEVGPIKVVNFYKKSRDLWRIEFVCGNRAIRYLNEILDDYWRSLDEMRNKNRPLVERVKELKAEVDGLENERDSLRRELWRWKAEALLKDAEEVNGVKVVSHVEAAPMKDAQAFVVYLVDKNPGTVAAVAGENYIILAKNEGVEGISMNEILRDVLAETGGGGGGSEVLARGGGFERPPEEVLEVALEKLKNALS is encoded by the coding sequence ATGAGCGGGAAGCTCTTTTATGAGGATCCATATCTGCGGGAGACTACAACCCGCGTTTTGGAAGTTAAAGACCTGGGAAGCGGAATGGTCTCTCTCAAACTGGAGGAGACCATCTTCTATCCAGAGGGAGGAGGCCAGCCATCTGACAGGGGTACGATCGAGGGGGATGGCTTCAGGATAACCGTCGAAAGGGTGGAAGAAACTGATGGTATATGGCACTCTGGGAGGCTTGAGGGGAGGCTCCCCAAGGAGGGGGATCGGGTCAGGTTGACGCTTGACTGGGAGTGGAGATACGAGAACATGAAGAACCACACCGGTCAGCACATCCTCTCAGCGGTCCTCAAAAAGCTCTACGACTTAGAAACCACTGGATTCCAGATATTCGATGGCTACAACAAGATAGAGGTCAACGGGAAGGTTGACTGGGAGATGATCACCAGGGCGGAGATCGAGGCCAACCGCGTGGTCTCCGAGGGTATTCCGATAACTGTCGAGGAGTACAAGTACCTGCCCGACGACGTGGTTTCTATACTAAGGAAGCACGTCAGCAAGGTGAAGGACAGGGTGAGGATAGTCAAGATCGGCGACGTTGACGTGACCCCCTGCGGGGGAACCCACGTGCGGAACACGAGTGAGGTAGGGCCCATAAAGGTGGTGAACTTCTACAAAAAGAGTAGGGATCTTTGGAGGATAGAGTTCGTCTGCGGAAACAGGGCCATCAGGTACCTCAACGAGATCCTGGACGATTACTGGAGAAGCCTTGACGAGATGAGAAACAAGAACAGACCCCTGGTTGAGCGCGTGAAGGAGCTTAAGGCCGAGGTTGATGGTCTTGAAAACGAGAGGGATTCTCTAAGGAGGGAGCTCTGGCGGTGGAAGGCTGAAGCCCTACTCAAGGATGCGGAGGAAGTTAACGGAGTTAAAGTGGTCTCCCACGTTGAAGCCGCCCCCATGAAGGATGCCCAGGCCTTCGTGGTGTACCTCGTTGACAAGAACCCCGGAACCGTCGCGGCTGTTGCGGGAGAGAACTACATAATTCTGGCCAAGAACGAGGGCGTTGAAGGGATATCCATGAACGAGATCCTGAGGGACGTCCTGGCCGAGACCGGTGGGGGCGGAGGCGGAAGCGAGGTACTTGCCAGGGGAGGGGGGTTTGAGCGTCCTCCTGAGGAAGTTCTGGAGGTGGCGCTGGAAAAACTAAAGAATGCGCTCTCCTGA
- a CDS encoding ABC transporter permease codes for MKIQRPSIKLTVALIIVTAYLLGAAVAPHFVNKEDVNNWYNGNYWIKNPKLAPPEWVNLFGANQPPSETLRPVEENGRKHVFEYDFHYSHSPEDIKIRFNQSRFERVRITIKTPDGKEYVLYNSLIMEELSLRTKVSTLMKIGEANGIEVTETDILFGDALKPVFFKNESGKIVPNTGKYTITVTSRAEPTVTVVGKVHGLLGTDVKRRDLWVGFLWGLRETMILVITTSLLATFLGTLLGISGGLSGTTGFFSDAVSKISAITPLVPVMIALVPVKGEVGPDGILDISMTLFVAILGFLLSGKISRNVKVMVATEMKKEYIESAVSLGGSKWWILKNHVLRAVLPYSIYQLTLLVPRVVALVSILGFFRAAPGFNWGTLMASVVIENPKATLYWWEVIPITLALGFFALAFVLINREIEDRFSIENI; via the coding sequence ATGAAGATCCAAAGGCCATCTATAAAGCTCACCGTTGCGTTAATCATTGTGACGGCCTACCTCCTGGGCGCCGCGGTAGCCCCTCACTTCGTCAACAAGGAGGACGTAAACAACTGGTACAACGGAAACTACTGGATCAAGAACCCCAAGCTCGCGCCGCCCGAGTGGGTAAACCTCTTCGGGGCCAACCAGCCGCCCAGCGAAACCCTCAGACCAGTGGAGGAGAACGGAAGAAAGCACGTTTTCGAGTACGACTTCCACTACTCCCACTCCCCGGAGGACATAAAGATAAGGTTCAATCAGAGCAGGTTCGAGAGGGTAAGGATCACGATCAAAACGCCGGACGGAAAGGAATACGTCCTCTACAACTCGCTCATAATGGAGGAGCTGTCGCTTAGAACAAAGGTATCAACGCTCATGAAAATCGGGGAAGCAAACGGAATTGAAGTAACAGAGACGGACATTCTCTTCGGAGACGCCCTGAAACCCGTGTTCTTTAAGAACGAGAGCGGGAAGATCGTGCCAAACACAGGAAAGTACACGATCACAGTAACCTCTCGGGCGGAACCAACGGTGACAGTAGTCGGGAAGGTCCACGGCCTCCTGGGTACCGATGTAAAAAGAAGGGATCTGTGGGTCGGCTTCCTGTGGGGCCTCAGGGAGACCATGATTCTCGTGATCACAACCAGCCTGCTGGCAACTTTCCTCGGAACCCTGCTGGGGATAAGCGGCGGCCTCAGCGGAACAACCGGGTTTTTCTCAGACGCGGTATCGAAGATCTCAGCGATAACGCCCCTCGTACCTGTGATGATAGCCCTCGTACCCGTGAAAGGCGAAGTGGGCCCCGACGGCATCCTGGACATTTCCATGACGCTCTTCGTGGCCATCCTTGGGTTCCTGCTCTCAGGAAAGATATCGAGGAACGTTAAGGTCATGGTGGCGACCGAGATGAAGAAGGAGTACATTGAATCCGCGGTGAGCCTCGGGGGTAGCAAATGGTGGATACTGAAAAACCACGTTCTCAGGGCAGTCCTTCCTTACAGCATCTACCAGCTAACGCTCCTCGTACCGAGGGTAGTCGCCCTGGTTTCCATTCTGGGGTTCTTCAGGGCCGCACCTGGATTCAACTGGGGAACCCTAATGGCCTCAGTCGTCATAGAGAACCCAAAGGCAACGCTCTACTGGTGGGAGGTCATCCCGATAACATTGGCACTCGGATTCTTCGCCCTCGCATTCGTGCTGATAAACAGGGAGATAGAGGACAGGTTTTCAATCGAAAACATCTAA
- a CDS encoding ABC transporter permease subunit produces MPVKWHRYIGIIIKNLAILIIVLLVFGYLVAEGEARAKVYNNDKVFLNNLKMLKARGASGNIEDKARKMTEKALGVDDRWKLVKKYFNFTSRFLTHPHEKDRYGNDLYTYILKTLLLILLTGAIVVPLGLYLGLRAGYKRGKLDKVITVMAPLFSGIPPWFLAILFIYIFYWKLPFLPADFERHLKDALLNGDSTAIAYLVGMILPVATLVLSLVWEYAFNVRNFIRFESESPHVMYDKARGLPDRRIMRKLLRISFPSFLTFTTYNFLDILASVFLVELLFDIRGVGWLLGVSLNVVREGPEGIKFHYCPECIFFSTFIMMVLYFITAVVMESLYVKLDPRSGRETGL; encoded by the coding sequence ATGCCCGTAAAATGGCACAGGTACATTGGAATAATCATCAAGAACCTCGCCATCCTCATCATTGTTCTCCTGGTTTTTGGATATCTAGTGGCCGAAGGGGAGGCAAGGGCAAAGGTCTACAACAACGACAAGGTGTTCCTAAATAACCTCAAGATGCTCAAAGCCCGGGGCGCCAGCGGGAACATCGAAGATAAGGCTAGGAAAATGACGGAAAAAGCCCTCGGAGTCGACGACAGGTGGAAGCTTGTAAAGAAATACTTCAACTTCACCTCCCGGTTCCTCACGCATCCCCATGAAAAGGACAGGTACGGGAACGATCTCTACACGTACATCCTCAAAACCCTGTTACTCATCCTCCTCACAGGGGCGATAGTGGTTCCCCTCGGCCTCTACCTGGGTCTGAGGGCGGGCTACAAAAGGGGCAAGCTGGACAAGGTGATAACAGTTATGGCCCCGCTGTTCTCGGGAATCCCACCGTGGTTCCTGGCGATACTCTTCATATACATCTTCTACTGGAAGCTGCCTTTCCTTCCCGCGGACTTCGAGAGGCACCTGAAGGACGCACTGCTAAACGGCGACTCGACGGCAATAGCCTACCTCGTGGGAATGATCCTCCCGGTTGCCACCCTCGTCCTAAGCCTGGTATGGGAGTACGCCTTCAACGTCCGCAACTTCATCAGGTTCGAGAGCGAGAGCCCCCACGTCATGTACGACAAAGCCCGCGGACTGCCCGACAGGAGGATAATGAGAAAGCTCCTCAGGATCAGCTTTCCCTCGTTCCTCACGTTTACTACCTACAACTTCCTCGATATTCTAGCCAGCGTTTTCCTGGTTGAGCTCCTCTTCGACATCCGCGGTGTCGGATGGCTACTGGGAGTCTCGCTCAACGTCGTGAGGGAAGGGCCGGAGGGCATTAAGTTCCACTACTGTCCCGAGTGCATATTCTTCTCGACGTTCATCATGATGGTCCTCTACTTCATAACCGCCGTCGTAATGGAGAGCCTCTACGTGAAGCTGGACCCACGCAGCGGGAGGGAGACGGGCTTATGA